The Teredinibacter sp. KSP-S5-2 genome includes a window with the following:
- a CDS encoding BlaI/MecI/CopY family transcriptional regulator, which translates to MPPEEYAQLSRRERQIMDALYEMGEASAQQVLENMPEPPSYSAVRALIARLVDKQVVAFKRDGNKHIYFPIQKKTNASNTAIDRLIKTFFKGSKINAVNALLNSKGSELTWREIEELERTIAKVKEKQNNKGK; encoded by the coding sequence ATGCCACCAGAAGAATACGCTCAATTAAGCCGCAGGGAACGCCAGATAATGGACGCCCTATATGAAATGGGCGAAGCATCAGCGCAACAAGTGTTGGAGAATATGCCAGAGCCTCCGAGCTATTCCGCAGTACGAGCATTAATTGCCCGACTGGTGGACAAACAGGTTGTTGCTTTCAAGCGTGATGGAAATAAGCATATTTATTTTCCTATACAGAAAAAGACCAATGCATCCAATACCGCCATTGACCGTCTAATTAAAACTTTTTTCAAAGGCTCAAAAATTAATGCCGTCAATGCCCTACTGAACTCAAAAGGCAGCGAACTTACTTGGCGAGAAATCGAAGAGCTGGAAAGAACCATCGCCAAAGTAAAAGAAAAGCAAAACAACAAAGGTAAGTAA
- the thiO gene encoding glycine oxidase ThiO: MNIAIVGAGLMGRTLAWQLLQDTQNTNQKMTLTLFDKDPIEKGGAAAYTAAGMIAPYSEVEKGDPEVFEMGVRSRNMWPQFVASLNEDVDFSQYGTLVIAHKNDRPDFQRYSHQLFKKLGDKAEGRIAYLTEDELKAHSPELVPQFKEALFLKEEAFVDPEKFMAALAKRLTQAGTTWHTETEVQSISTIEENGISRSAVTSKSGTQLFDWVIDCRGMGAKADIHDLRGVRGEIITVHAPEVQLSHQVRLTHPRYCIYIVPRKNNRFVIGATQIETEDDSPISLRSTLELLSAAYSVHSGFAEARILTTETNCRPALKDNVPRIQVENKTMRINGLFRHGYLTAPYFAQQASHMILTNNGASVTQHSTETVSET; the protein is encoded by the coding sequence ATGAATATTGCCATTGTTGGCGCTGGCCTAATGGGGCGAACCCTGGCCTGGCAGCTGTTACAAGACACACAAAATACCAATCAAAAGATGACGCTCACTCTCTTCGATAAAGACCCAATCGAAAAAGGTGGCGCAGCAGCGTACACCGCTGCCGGCATGATCGCGCCCTACAGTGAAGTGGAAAAAGGTGATCCAGAAGTCTTTGAGATGGGTGTTCGTTCCCGCAACATGTGGCCGCAATTCGTTGCCTCGTTAAATGAAGATGTGGACTTCTCTCAATACGGCACGCTGGTCATTGCGCATAAGAATGACCGCCCGGATTTTCAACGCTACAGCCACCAACTTTTCAAAAAACTGGGGGACAAAGCTGAAGGTCGAATTGCATATTTAACCGAGGACGAACTAAAAGCACATAGCCCAGAGTTGGTTCCGCAATTTAAAGAAGCGCTCTTTTTAAAAGAAGAAGCGTTTGTCGACCCGGAAAAATTTATGGCGGCGCTCGCCAAGCGGTTAACGCAAGCGGGAACCACCTGGCATACAGAAACTGAAGTGCAATCGATCTCAACCATCGAAGAAAATGGCATAAGCCGATCCGCAGTAACCTCTAAATCCGGTACTCAACTATTTGATTGGGTAATCGACTGTCGGGGAATGGGGGCAAAAGCAGATATCCATGACTTACGCGGCGTTCGCGGCGAAATTATTACCGTACACGCGCCAGAAGTTCAGTTAAGCCATCAAGTTCGATTAACCCATCCTCGTTACTGTATTTATATTGTGCCGAGAAAAAATAATCGATTTGTTATCGGCGCCACTCAGATTGAAACTGAAGACGATAGTCCCATTAGCCTTCGTTCAACATTAGAGCTTCTCTCCGCCGCCTACAGTGTGCATTCCGGGTTTGCTGAAGCCCGCATACTGACAACAGAAACCAACTGTCGCCCCGCATTGAAAGACAACGTGCCGAGAATTCAGGTTGAAAACAAAACTATGCGTATTAATGGTTTATTTCGGCATGGATATTTAACCGCACCCTATTTTGCCCAACAAGCCAGTCATATGATTTTGACGAACAACGGCGCGAGTGTCACTCAACACTCGACTGAAACAGTGAGCGAAACATGA
- a CDS encoding TonB family protein, with the protein MTYTILAVYIFVCLAHLFNIWHDWRVIERLISQSDAPINNHVFPILDELKEKLGIKRKVVIWVSHDVASPLTCGFFTPKILLPYQYITWNSERLTRVLTHELAHIKRHDWAHKILVKIACALLWFVRPIWTVAAKLNWYAEIASDDLVIKTHNCNAEYAEDLLELSADHSHGDYALGFIRNSELYERILFVLDIDKNRKDISQTRKINALLGFIVIAFFVSKIHATAIPTYSEMDAKQHDLIVYEIEDQGNPEDKRSAPTFKNIHELRKAIELQKDSPLPSEEHLISLYEIPEVPQYSVGLAPKELPLAEDFIESPSVYIRGYLPRSIVTPKYPSKALKENIEGRVIVQFDVSSTGKVINPRIVSAEPKEHFDKAVLSAIKRFRFSPLTINDTPIITKNVTETFVFTLSGTTEPKKTTTKPKATKLALKQTH; encoded by the coding sequence GTGACATACACGATATTAGCGGTGTATATTTTTGTTTGCCTGGCTCACTTGTTTAACATCTGGCACGACTGGCGTGTTATCGAGCGACTTATTTCACAAAGTGATGCACCAATTAACAATCACGTATTTCCAATACTCGACGAGCTGAAGGAAAAACTGGGCATTAAACGCAAGGTCGTGATCTGGGTTAGCCACGACGTGGCCTCACCTCTGACCTGTGGTTTTTTTACACCCAAAATTCTGCTTCCATACCAATACATTACCTGGAATTCAGAAAGATTAACCCGAGTACTAACCCACGAACTTGCCCATATTAAAAGACATGACTGGGCGCATAAAATACTCGTCAAAATAGCCTGCGCCTTACTCTGGTTTGTACGCCCGATCTGGACAGTGGCAGCAAAGCTAAACTGGTATGCTGAAATTGCATCAGATGATTTAGTCATCAAAACTCACAACTGCAATGCCGAGTATGCAGAAGACCTGCTCGAACTCTCTGCCGACCACTCACACGGCGATTACGCTCTGGGATTTATTCGAAACTCCGAATTATACGAAAGAATTCTATTTGTACTGGACATTGATAAGAACCGGAAAGATATTTCCCAAACACGAAAAATTAATGCGCTGCTGGGTTTTATTGTTATTGCGTTTTTTGTCTCAAAAATCCATGCCACAGCGATACCAACATACTCCGAAATGGATGCCAAACAACATGATCTCATCGTTTATGAAATTGAAGATCAAGGAAACCCGGAAGATAAGAGATCTGCGCCCACGTTCAAAAATATCCATGAACTGAGAAAAGCGATAGAACTACAAAAAGACAGCCCTCTGCCTTCGGAAGAGCATTTAATTAGCCTGTATGAAATTCCAGAAGTACCACAATACAGCGTAGGGCTCGCCCCTAAGGAGCTTCCGCTAGCAGAAGACTTTATAGAATCTCCCTCTGTTTATATCCGAGGGTATTTACCCCGCTCGATCGTAACGCCGAAATACCCATCGAAAGCGTTAAAAGAAAATATTGAAGGCCGGGTTATCGTCCAGTTTGATGTTTCAAGTACAGGAAAGGTTATTAACCCACGCATAGTCAGTGCAGAACCAAAGGAGCATTTTGATAAAGCAGTGTTAAGTGCAATCAAGCGTTTTCGCTTCTCGCCCTTAACCATAAACGATACACCAATAATAACGAAGAATGTGACGGAAACGTTTGTTTTCACACTATCAGGCACAACGGAACCTAAAAAAACAACGACAAAACCAAAAGCGACCAAACTCGCATTAAAGCAAACTCATTAA
- a CDS encoding efflux RND transporter periplasmic adaptor subunit — MLRFSDRLTIKICILFLPFILSSCGPKEESNTQAQAAPAVEVSVVTIQAKPQMLTTELPGRAVAYRKAELRPQVGGIIKKRLFTEGARVKQGQELYQIDDSRYEANLRNAKAQFAKANANLELAVSKEARFKGLLKRKAVSQQDYDDANTSMQLSKAEVAVAKAAVNTAEINLRYTRLHAPIDGQIGKSDFTEGALVSAEQAAPLATIHQLDPIFVDVAQSAKNVLGLRKKLLNGTLAAQESAKVNLILEDGSVYEHQGTLQFSDMSVSESTGTVVLRALFPNPDYLLLPGTFVRAEVEEGMLDNAVLVPQRAVTRDKSGKASVLVVDSESKAQIRSITVSRTIGQDWLVEQGLSSGDTVVVAGLQKVSPGALVKAVEQTQAQIANKE, encoded by the coding sequence ATGTTACGTTTTTCCGATCGACTGACTATCAAGATATGTATTCTTTTCTTGCCATTTATTTTGTCGTCATGTGGTCCCAAAGAAGAATCCAATACTCAGGCTCAAGCTGCACCGGCAGTTGAAGTTTCCGTTGTCACTATACAAGCGAAACCTCAAATGCTGACGACGGAGTTACCTGGGCGCGCAGTTGCATATCGCAAGGCTGAGTTACGCCCTCAGGTTGGTGGGATTATTAAAAAGCGTTTATTTACCGAAGGTGCCCGAGTTAAACAAGGGCAGGAACTTTATCAAATTGACGATTCCCGCTACGAAGCAAATTTACGTAATGCGAAAGCTCAGTTTGCGAAAGCCAATGCCAACCTGGAATTGGCGGTGTCGAAAGAAGCACGCTTTAAAGGGTTGCTTAAGCGCAAAGCGGTGAGCCAGCAGGATTATGATGATGCCAATACTTCCATGCAGTTATCGAAAGCGGAAGTGGCTGTGGCAAAGGCCGCTGTGAACACGGCGGAAATCAATCTGCGCTATACACGTCTGCATGCGCCTATCGATGGTCAAATTGGTAAGTCTGATTTCACTGAGGGTGCACTGGTTTCTGCTGAACAGGCTGCGCCATTGGCGACTATTCATCAACTTGACCCTATCTTTGTGGACGTTGCCCAGTCAGCAAAAAATGTTTTAGGCCTGAGAAAGAAATTGCTTAACGGCACACTTGCGGCGCAGGAAAGTGCCAAAGTGAATTTGATACTGGAAGACGGCAGTGTCTATGAACATCAGGGAACACTGCAGTTTTCCGATATGAGCGTGAGCGAGTCGACTGGCACTGTGGTGTTACGGGCGCTGTTCCCCAACCCCGATTACCTATTACTTCCCGGTACTTTCGTTCGGGCAGAAGTCGAAGAGGGTATGCTGGACAATGCTGTATTGGTGCCACAAAGAGCTGTTACACGGGATAAATCCGGTAAGGCTTCCGTATTGGTGGTTGATTCAGAAAGCAAAGCTCAGATTCGTTCAATCACCGTGTCCCGTACTATTGGGCAGGACTGGTTAGTTGAACAAGGTTTATCCAGTGGTGACACGGTTGTGGTGGCTGGTCTGCAAAAAGTGTCTCCCGGGGCGCTGGTGAAGGCGGTTGAGCAAACTCAAGCGCAGATTGCTAATAAGGAATAA
- a CDS encoding TonB family protein, translating to MHYSLSHHQNPIPKWLALAPIGALVTLLMFVFMTKLIAYSFIEPVDVVPPKFPSIIFENKPLTPLRPKPIEKPTDIEPPPEVPPQAQVDNKYTGPGITFKKYVPPKNTDPSIFGDAFLPVPQVRVAARYPITALNRGIEGFVDVKFDITSIGSTENIEVLYAEPEGIFENAAINAVKRWKYQPTTSNGKATRFNGLTQRIRFELQK from the coding sequence ATGCATTATTCATTGTCACATCATCAAAACCCCATTCCAAAATGGCTAGCGCTAGCGCCTATTGGTGCTTTGGTTACACTACTAATGTTTGTCTTTATGACAAAACTCATTGCCTACTCCTTTATTGAACCCGTGGATGTTGTACCACCAAAGTTTCCATCAATTATTTTTGAAAACAAACCGTTAACACCACTTCGACCAAAACCGATTGAAAAACCAACAGACATTGAACCACCACCTGAAGTGCCACCACAAGCACAGGTTGACAATAAATATACAGGCCCAGGAATTACGTTTAAAAAGTATGTGCCACCCAAAAACACAGACCCAAGTATTTTCGGTGACGCCTTCCTACCTGTTCCCCAAGTTCGAGTGGCAGCAAGATATCCGATAACAGCGTTAAATAGAGGAATTGAAGGATTTGTCGATGTGAAATTTGATATTACATCAATAGGTTCAACGGAAAACATTGAAGTGCTCTACGCCGAACCTGAAGGAATATTCGAAAACGCCGCGATTAACGCTGTAAAACGCTGGAAATATCAGCCCACAACCAGCAATGGCAAGGCCACTCGTTTTAATGGTCTTACCCAGCGAATACGTTTCGAATTACAAAAATAA
- a CDS encoding efflux RND transporter permease subunit yields the protein MAGFFINRPVFAWVISIIIMMAGVLAIRQLPVAQYPEVAPPSVTIFASYPGASAKTIEESVVQVIEQSLTGIDNVMYMGSNSYSSDGGSVTLTFTAGTDPDIAQVQVQNKLQSAMPLLPQEVQQRGVTVNKSSAGFLMVLGFVSGDGSMDKFDLADFIASNVREPLSRVNGVGQITLFGSQYAMRVWLDADKLANYSLTTNDVVYAIRAQNSQIAAGEIGGTPVLPGQDINASIVVQTRLETPEEFQNILLRVDPDGAQVRLGDVARVEIGGESYQFETEFNQQPATGLGITLAAGANAMNTAQAIRDRIEDLRPFFPEGLEVVYPYDTTPFIKLSIEGVVQTLVEAVILVFLVMYLFLQNFRATLIPTIAVPIVLLGTFAILYAFGFSINTLTMFGMVLAIGLLVDDAIVVVENVERIMHDEGLSPREATKKSMKQITGALVGIALVLSAVFVPMAFFGGSTGIIYKQFSITVVSAMALSVLVALTLSPALCATLLKKPDQDHSEKTGFFGWFNRNFDRAVNKYQFSVEKMIGKTGRYMLIYGLIVVLLGVLFNRLPGSFLPEEDQGIIFTQMTLPVGATQHRSVEVMNQIEDYYLKQEKENVKSVFSVIGWSFSGVAQNNGLIFINLKHWDERKREDQRSQVIAGRSMGYFSQIKEALVFAFTPPSIPSLGTASGFDMQLKDLGGMGHDALIDARNQLLGMAASDPRLVGVRPNGLEDSPQFKLDVDKEKAAALGVSLQDLNDVFSTAWAGTYVNDFTDRGRIKRVYVQGDAQFRMMPEDVGDWYVRNNKGEMVPFSAFTDGRWVYGSPRLDRYNGTPSVSIQGQGAPGVSSGESMQIMEELVAKLPPGIGLEWTGMSLQEKASGDQAPMLYALSIIVVFLCLAALYESWSVPFAVILVVPLGIIGAVLFAMFRELSNDVYFQVGLLTTIGLSSKNAILIVEFAKTLHEQGKDLISATMESVRMRLRPIIMTSMAFMLGVTPLVISTGAGSGSQNAIGTGVFGGIFSATVLAIFFVPVFFVVVFRLADKFASNSKEEESKNTTELEQLKD from the coding sequence ATGGCCGGTTTTTTTATTAATCGCCCGGTTTTCGCCTGGGTTATTTCAATCATTATTATGATGGCCGGGGTGTTGGCAATTAGGCAGTTGCCTGTAGCCCAATATCCAGAGGTTGCTCCACCATCGGTAACGATTTTCGCTTCCTATCCTGGCGCTTCAGCCAAAACCATTGAAGAGTCTGTGGTTCAGGTTATCGAGCAGAGCCTAACGGGCATCGATAATGTGATGTACATGGGGTCCAACAGTTATTCCAGTGATGGCGGTAGTGTTACCTTGACCTTCACTGCGGGTACAGACCCGGATATTGCTCAGGTACAGGTACAAAACAAACTCCAGTCTGCTATGCCACTACTGCCACAAGAAGTGCAACAGCGCGGTGTGACGGTGAACAAATCTTCCGCTGGCTTCTTAATGGTGCTGGGGTTTGTATCTGGCGATGGCAGTATGGATAAGTTTGACCTTGCAGACTTTATTGCGTCCAATGTTCGGGAACCACTTAGCCGTGTTAACGGTGTTGGGCAGATTACCTTATTTGGTTCGCAATATGCGATGCGTGTTTGGTTAGATGCCGACAAGTTGGCGAATTATTCCCTGACAACCAATGATGTTGTTTATGCGATTCGTGCGCAAAACTCGCAGATTGCTGCGGGGGAAATTGGTGGCACACCGGTTCTGCCGGGGCAAGACATAAACGCCAGTATTGTTGTTCAAACCCGCCTGGAAACACCTGAAGAGTTCCAGAATATTTTACTTCGGGTAGACCCTGATGGGGCTCAGGTACGCCTGGGCGATGTTGCCCGTGTCGAAATCGGTGGGGAAAGCTATCAATTTGAAACTGAGTTCAATCAGCAACCTGCAACAGGGTTGGGAATTACTCTGGCTGCTGGTGCAAATGCAATGAATACTGCCCAGGCTATCCGGGACCGTATTGAGGATTTACGTCCTTTCTTTCCGGAAGGTTTGGAGGTTGTTTACCCTTATGACACCACACCGTTTATTAAGCTTTCTATTGAGGGTGTAGTACAGACGCTGGTAGAAGCAGTGATCCTGGTATTTTTGGTGATGTACCTGTTTTTGCAGAATTTCCGGGCCACACTGATTCCCACCATTGCCGTTCCGATTGTGTTATTAGGTACATTCGCCATTTTATATGCCTTTGGTTTCTCGATTAACACACTCACCATGTTTGGTATGGTGCTCGCCATTGGCTTGCTGGTGGATGATGCCATTGTGGTAGTGGAAAACGTCGAGCGGATTATGCACGACGAAGGTTTATCGCCACGGGAAGCAACCAAAAAATCCATGAAGCAGATTACAGGAGCTCTGGTGGGGATTGCTCTGGTGTTATCCGCAGTATTTGTTCCTATGGCTTTCTTTGGTGGTTCTACCGGGATTATTTATAAGCAGTTCTCGATTACGGTTGTATCGGCAATGGCCTTGTCCGTATTGGTGGCACTGACTTTGAGTCCGGCACTTTGTGCAACGCTACTGAAAAAGCCGGATCAGGATCATTCCGAAAAGACGGGTTTCTTTGGTTGGTTTAACCGTAACTTTGACCGTGCAGTAAATAAATATCAGTTCAGTGTCGAGAAAATGATTGGTAAAACCGGTCGTTATATGCTGATTTACGGGCTTATCGTTGTATTGCTCGGTGTTCTATTTAATCGTCTTCCTGGTTCTTTTTTACCGGAAGAAGACCAGGGTATTATTTTTACGCAAATGACTTTGCCTGTGGGTGCAACCCAGCACCGTTCGGTTGAAGTGATGAATCAAATCGAGGACTACTACCTCAAGCAGGAAAAAGAGAATGTTAAGTCTGTTTTCTCGGTAATAGGCTGGAGCTTTAGTGGTGTAGCGCAAAATAATGGTCTTATCTTTATTAACCTGAAACATTGGGATGAGCGTAAGCGTGAAGATCAACGCTCTCAGGTCATTGCTGGCCGTTCAATGGGCTACTTCTCGCAAATAAAAGAAGCGTTAGTGTTTGCCTTTACGCCGCCATCTATTCCTTCTTTGGGTACCGCTTCAGGTTTTGATATGCAATTGAAAGACTTGGGGGGAATGGGGCACGATGCGTTAATCGACGCGCGTAACCAGCTTCTTGGTATGGCGGCAAGTGATCCCCGTCTGGTAGGCGTGAGACCTAATGGTTTGGAGGATAGCCCGCAATTTAAGCTGGATGTGGATAAGGAAAAAGCGGCGGCACTTGGCGTCAGTCTGCAGGACCTAAACGATGTGTTTTCTACAGCATGGGCCGGAACCTATGTGAACGATTTTACTGATCGTGGACGTATCAAGCGTGTTTATGTCCAGGGTGATGCGCAATTCAGGATGATGCCGGAAGACGTTGGTGACTGGTACGTGCGTAACAATAAAGGTGAGATGGTGCCTTTCTCCGCCTTTACGGATGGTCGTTGGGTGTATGGTTCTCCAAGATTGGATCGCTATAACGGTACGCCTTCCGTAAGTATTCAAGGGCAGGGTGCTCCGGGTGTAAGCTCGGGGGAGTCTATGCAAATAATGGAGGAGCTCGTTGCCAAATTACCGCCGGGGATCGGGTTGGAATGGACTGGAATGTCATTACAGGAAAAAGCCTCCGGCGATCAGGCACCGATGTTGTATGCGCTCTCGATTATTGTCGTGTTCCTGTGTTTGGCTGCGCTGTATGAAAGCTGGTCTGTACCTTTTGCCGTTATTTTGGTTGTTCCCCTCGGTATTATTGGCGCTGTGCTTTTTGCCATGTTCAGAGAGCTTTCCAACGATGTCTATTTCCAGGTTGGCCTGTTAACCACTATTGGTTTGTCCTCGAAAAATGCGATTTTGATCGTTGAGTTCGCCAAAACATTGCACGAGCAGGGTAAGGATTTAATCAGCGCGACTATGGAATCGGTGCGTATGCGGTTGCGTCCCATCATTATGACATCCATGGCATTTATGCTTGGTGTAACGCCGCTGGTGATAAGTACTGGAGCGGGTTCGGGTAGTCAAAATGCCATTGGTACCGGCGTGTTTGGTGGTATTTTTTCTGCAACGGTACTGGCGATCTTCTTTGTCCCAGTGTTCTTTGTGGTCGTGTTCAGGCTGGCTGATAAATTTGCTTCTAATAGTAAAGAAGAGGAAAGTAAAAATACGACAGAGCTTGAACAACTGAAAGACTAG
- the thiS gene encoding sulfur carrier protein ThiS encodes MKNIHLNGNATQTSAQTLADLLSEINMNDESFAIAINQQFIPKENYANKIIDHGDTIEVLSPMQGG; translated from the coding sequence ATGAAAAATATCCATTTAAATGGCAACGCCACACAAACCTCGGCACAGACTCTGGCGGATTTATTGTCTGAAATAAATATGAACGACGAGTCATTTGCTATTGCCATTAATCAACAGTTTATTCCGAAAGAAAACTACGCCAACAAAATAATCGATCATGGCGATACGATTGAAGTCTTATCACCTATGCAAGGCGGTTAA
- the thiC gene encoding phosphomethylpyrimidine synthase ThiC, producing MTVKQTPPQSSSNSTITTVPLSGSEKIYVTSSNTPDVRVPMRKIHLTDGSHFTLYDTSGPYTDKQYDINLYQGLTPLRKNWIEQRNDCQTQSLTYKPSHNVAEISPEQSQWLNNTGLQRTPQKAKTGKNVSQLHYARNGIITKEMEFIALRENQKRQELIQNTQERAQRLKGNPFGANLKFITPEFVRKEVAEGRAIIPANINHPEVEPMIIGRNFLVKINANIGNSALSSSIEEEVEKLVWAIRWGADTVMDLSTGKYIHETRDYIIRNSPVPIGTVPIYQALEKVNGIAEDLNWDVFKATLIEQAEQGVDYFTIHAGLLLSHIPLTTERVTGIVSRGGAIMAKWCISHHQENFLYTHFEDICEIAKAYDISLSLGDGLRPGSIADANDQAQFAELKTLGELTKIAWQHDVQVMIEGPGHVPMHMVKENMDKQLEYCHEAPFYTLGPLTTDIAPGYDHITSGIGAAMIGWYGCAMLCYVTPKEHLGLPNKDDVKSGIIAYKIAAHAADIAKGHPAARARDDALSKARFEFRWEDQFNLGLDPDTAREYHDETLPKDSAKVAHFCSMCGPKFCSMKITQETREFAQSIEAGMQQKSAEFKQLGSELYVAEEN from the coding sequence ATAACAGTGAAACAGACACCACCGCAGTCATCATCAAACAGCACCATTACAACCGTCCCATTAAGCGGCAGCGAAAAGATTTACGTCACATCGTCAAATACACCGGATGTTCGTGTGCCAATGAGAAAAATTCACTTAACTGACGGTTCTCATTTCACTTTATACGACACATCAGGCCCATACACAGATAAACAGTACGATATAAACCTATACCAAGGTTTAACCCCATTACGGAAAAACTGGATTGAGCAACGCAATGATTGTCAAACACAATCACTTACGTATAAACCATCCCATAATGTCGCTGAAATATCGCCGGAGCAAAGTCAGTGGCTAAACAACACAGGTTTACAACGAACGCCGCAGAAAGCGAAAACAGGAAAAAATGTTTCTCAACTGCATTACGCCCGAAACGGCATCATCACCAAAGAAATGGAATTCATTGCCTTACGGGAAAATCAGAAACGACAAGAACTTATACAAAATACGCAAGAACGTGCTCAGCGATTAAAAGGAAACCCCTTCGGTGCCAACTTAAAATTCATTACACCGGAATTTGTACGTAAAGAAGTCGCCGAAGGTCGAGCAATTATTCCCGCCAACATTAACCACCCAGAAGTTGAACCGATGATTATCGGCCGAAATTTTCTGGTAAAAATTAATGCCAATATTGGTAACTCTGCGCTGTCCTCTTCCATCGAAGAAGAAGTGGAAAAACTCGTATGGGCGATACGCTGGGGTGCCGACACCGTAATGGATTTATCCACCGGTAAATACATTCATGAAACACGGGATTATATTATTCGAAACTCCCCCGTCCCTATTGGCACCGTCCCAATTTATCAAGCGTTGGAAAAAGTGAATGGCATTGCCGAAGATTTAAACTGGGATGTATTCAAAGCCACACTGATCGAACAAGCTGAACAAGGTGTCGATTATTTTACAATTCATGCCGGGTTACTGCTTTCTCATATTCCGCTCACCACCGAACGGGTAACCGGAATTGTTTCCCGTGGCGGCGCCATTATGGCCAAGTGGTGCATCTCCCACCATCAGGAAAATTTTCTATACACCCATTTTGAAGACATTTGTGAAATCGCCAAGGCATACGATATCAGCCTTTCTCTGGGTGATGGATTGCGACCTGGCTCGATTGCTGACGCGAACGACCAAGCCCAATTTGCCGAATTAAAAACCTTAGGCGAATTAACCAAAATTGCCTGGCAGCACGATGTGCAAGTCATGATTGAAGGCCCCGGCCATGTGCCCATGCATATGGTTAAAGAAAACATGGACAAGCAACTTGAATACTGCCACGAAGCACCTTTTTATACTTTGGGGCCACTTACGACAGATATTGCACCGGGCTACGATCACATTACCAGCGGCATTGGCGCTGCCATGATTGGTTGGTACGGTTGTGCCATGCTGTGTTACGTCACCCCCAAAGAACACCTTGGCCTGCCGAATAAAGACGACGTAAAAAGCGGAATTATCGCTTACAAAATTGCTGCCCACGCTGCAGACATTGCCAAAGGCCACCCGGCCGCAAGGGCAAGGGATGATGCATTATCCAAAGCCCGTTTTGAATTCCGCTGGGAAGACCAGTTTAATCTGGGACTTGACCCAGATACCGCACGGGAATACCACGACGAAACCCTACCCAAGGACTCGGCAAAAGTTGCCCATTTTTGCTCCATGTGTGGTCCGAAATTCTGTTCGATGAAAATCACTCAAGAAACCCGTGAATTCGCCCAAAGCATAGAAGCTGGCATGCAACAAAAATCTGCCGAATTTAAACAGTTAGGTTCTGAGCTCTATGTGGCGGAGGAAAATTAA